The Heptranchias perlo isolate sHepPer1 chromosome 33, sHepPer1.hap1, whole genome shotgun sequence genome contains a region encoding:
- the LOC137301519 gene encoding myb/SANT-like DNA-binding domain-containing protein 2 isoform X3: MAAPSAADSPSRSWPSAAADAPPEIAAPTWSEVEADPSTDPPTPSWTSGVVENPAPSPSRPAACRGISWTPAETNALIAVWGDERLQDVLEGNLRNSHIFDRISQALREMGYERSANQCKERIKRKQELEYCSGEIKTDSGNTQQTLKRCYSRVKERGRGKRTCNYTFQQLEQVFGRVPVVWEPHTYQPVLIDSSGLYQDAKSDTINLEESREVQPTELEDWGNQKPDLLIKQELLMNQKQELQAYQKQDTSVYQDADEDVEEMSFVKKKPPARRDSTENMQKPEILQALTALLDSVQPRWQEFQSYDDLGSTHFTNKLGIFAIGYNTRWVEDIRYHYAEISSQVPVGKRLKEYLNPDKPEGKVIAVKRQKMNWKKVYYKLFEITKSEARCLELHFAFEWIPIALSRAAGDNTVQYLLPGGIPDTNGLYVIGCEDAEGEVFSPRRDYGIRVLPRVSLRRDSGGASAGPSLLENELGGEVKSKIRYCYLGVAEEKTIRQCILQHFQPPVKMLGMESCTINNFLSENCRAGAISRSIYIKFIEVEKESLSAGCVIECLEKAMGYSLRFTK; this comes from the exons ATGGCGGCGCCCAGCGCAGCGGACTCCCCTAGTCGGAGCTGGCCGAGCGCAGCGGCCGATGCCCCGCCTGAAATCGCGGCTCCCACCTGGTCAGAAGTGGAGGCCGACCCTTCTACTGACCCGCCGACCCCCAGCTGGACTAGTGGAGTGGTCGAGAACCCGGCGCCCAGCCCGAGCCGGCCGGCCGCCTGCCGCGGCATCTCCTGGACCCCGGCCGAGACCAACGCGCTGATCGCTGTGTGGGGCGACGAGCGGCTCCAGGACGTGCTGGAGGGCAATCTGCGGAACTCGCACATATTCGACAGGATCTCGCAGGCCCTGCGGGAAATGGGCTACGAGAGAAGCGCCAACCAGTGCAAGGAGAGGATCAAG AGAAAGCAAGAACTTGAGTACTGTTCaggagaaataaaaacagacagtggaaacacacagcag ACGCTAAAGAGGTGCTATAGTCGGGTAAAGGAACGAGGTCGCGGTAAGAGAACCTGTAACTACACATTTCAGCAGCTGGAGCAGGTCTTCGGACGCGTCCCTGTCGTGTGGGAACCTCACACCTATCAGCCTGTCCTTATCGACAGCAGCGGGCTCTACCAGGACGCAAAATCGGACACTATTAACCTAGAAGAAAGCCGGGAGGTGCAGCCGACTGAGTTGGAGGATTGGGGGAACCAGAAGCCAGATTTGCTCATCAAGCAGGAGCTGCTTATGAACCAGAAGCAAGAACTGCAGGCGTACCAGAAGCAGGATACCTCGGTCTACCAGGACGCAGATGAGGACGTGG AAGAAATGAGTTTTGTGAAGAAGAAGCCACCAGCAAGGCGCGATTCTACAGAAAACATGCA GAAGCCGGAGATTCTGCAGGCCCTGACGGCACTGTTGGACTCTGTCCAGCCAAGATGGCAGGAGTTCCAAAGTTACGACGACCTCGGCAGTACACACTTCACAAATAAACTTGGAATCTTCGCCATTGGTTATAATACGAGATGGGTAGAGGATATCCGGTACCATTATGCCGAAATCAGTTCCCAGGTGCCGGTTGGAAAGAGACTGAAGGAATATTTAAACCCGGATAAACCGGAGGGCAAAGTGATAGCTGTCAAGCGTCAAAAAATGAACTGGAAGAAAGTCTATTACAAGCTTTTTGAGATCACGAAAAGTGAGGCGCGCTGCCTCGAGCTCCACTTTGCTTTCGAATGGATACCCATCGCACTTTCCCGAGCGGCCGGCGACAACACTGTACAGTATTTGCTCCCGGGCGGGATCCCGGACACCAATGGGCTCTACGTGATTGGCTGCGAAGATGCGGAGGGCGAGGTTTTTTCCCCACGGCGAGATTACGGGATAAGGGTGCTGCCGAGGGTCTCGCTGCGGCGCGATTCCGGCGGTGCCTCCGCAGGACCGTCACTTTTGGAAAACGAACTCGGCGGCGAAGTGAAGTCGAAAATCCGCTACTGTTACCTGGGCGTGGCGGAGGAGAAGACCATTCGCCAGTGCATACTGCAACACTTTCAACCACCTGTCAAGATGTTGGGCATGGAGTCGTGTACCATCAACAACTTCCTCTCTGAAAACTGTCGGGCGGGAGCCATCTCCAGATCTATTTACATCAAATTTATAGAAGTAGAAAAGGAGTCTCTCTCTGCAGGCTGCGTGATTGAGTGTTTGGAAAAAGCCATGGGATATTCTTTACGATTCACAAAGTAA
- the LOC137301519 gene encoding myb/SANT-like DNA-binding domain-containing protein 2 isoform X2 codes for MAAPSAADSPSRSWPSAAADAPPEIAAPTWSEVEADPSTDPPTPSWTSGVVENPAPSPSRPAACRGISWTPAETNALIAVWGDERLQDVLEGNLRNSHIFDRISQALREMGYERSANQCKERIKTLKRCYSRVKERGRGKRTCNYTFQQLEQVFGRVPVVWEPHTYQPVLIDSSGLYQDAKSDTINLEESREVQPTELEDWGNQKPDLLIKQELLMNQKQELQAYQKQDTSVYQDADEDVEMSFVKKKPPARRDSTENMQKPEILQALTALLDSVQPRWQEFQSYDDLGSTHFTNKLGIFAIGYNTRWVEDIRYHYAEISSQVPVGKRLKEYLNPDKPEGKVIAVKRQKMNWKKVYYKLFEITKSEARCLELHFAFEWIPIALSRAAGDNTVQYLLPGGIPDTNGLYVIGCEDAEGEVFSPRRDYGIRVLPRVSLRRDSGGASAGPSLLENELGGEVKSKIRYCYLGVAEEKTIRQCILQHFQPPVKMLGMESCTINNFLSENCRAGAISRSIYIKFIEVEKESLSAGCVIECLEKAMGYSLRFTK; via the exons ATGGCGGCGCCCAGCGCAGCGGACTCCCCTAGTCGGAGCTGGCCGAGCGCAGCGGCCGATGCCCCGCCTGAAATCGCGGCTCCCACCTGGTCAGAAGTGGAGGCCGACCCTTCTACTGACCCGCCGACCCCCAGCTGGACTAGTGGAGTGGTCGAGAACCCGGCGCCCAGCCCGAGCCGGCCGGCCGCCTGCCGCGGCATCTCCTGGACCCCGGCCGAGACCAACGCGCTGATCGCTGTGTGGGGCGACGAGCGGCTCCAGGACGTGCTGGAGGGCAATCTGCGGAACTCGCACATATTCGACAGGATCTCGCAGGCCCTGCGGGAAATGGGCTACGAGAGAAGCGCCAACCAGTGCAAGGAGAGGATCAAG ACGCTAAAGAGGTGCTATAGTCGGGTAAAGGAACGAGGTCGCGGTAAGAGAACCTGTAACTACACATTTCAGCAGCTGGAGCAGGTCTTCGGACGCGTCCCTGTCGTGTGGGAACCTCACACCTATCAGCCTGTCCTTATCGACAGCAGCGGGCTCTACCAGGACGCAAAATCGGACACTATTAACCTAGAAGAAAGCCGGGAGGTGCAGCCGACTGAGTTGGAGGATTGGGGGAACCAGAAGCCAGATTTGCTCATCAAGCAGGAGCTGCTTATGAACCAGAAGCAAGAACTGCAGGCGTACCAGAAGCAGGATACCTCGGTCTACCAGGACGCAGATGAGGACGTGG AAATGAGTTTTGTGAAGAAGAAGCCACCAGCAAGGCGCGATTCTACAGAAAACATGCA GAAGCCGGAGATTCTGCAGGCCCTGACGGCACTGTTGGACTCTGTCCAGCCAAGATGGCAGGAGTTCCAAAGTTACGACGACCTCGGCAGTACACACTTCACAAATAAACTTGGAATCTTCGCCATTGGTTATAATACGAGATGGGTAGAGGATATCCGGTACCATTATGCCGAAATCAGTTCCCAGGTGCCGGTTGGAAAGAGACTGAAGGAATATTTAAACCCGGATAAACCGGAGGGCAAAGTGATAGCTGTCAAGCGTCAAAAAATGAACTGGAAGAAAGTCTATTACAAGCTTTTTGAGATCACGAAAAGTGAGGCGCGCTGCCTCGAGCTCCACTTTGCTTTCGAATGGATACCCATCGCACTTTCCCGAGCGGCCGGCGACAACACTGTACAGTATTTGCTCCCGGGCGGGATCCCGGACACCAATGGGCTCTACGTGATTGGCTGCGAAGATGCGGAGGGCGAGGTTTTTTCCCCACGGCGAGATTACGGGATAAGGGTGCTGCCGAGGGTCTCGCTGCGGCGCGATTCCGGCGGTGCCTCCGCAGGACCGTCACTTTTGGAAAACGAACTCGGCGGCGAAGTGAAGTCGAAAATCCGCTACTGTTACCTGGGCGTGGCGGAGGAGAAGACCATTCGCCAGTGCATACTGCAACACTTTCAACCACCTGTCAAGATGTTGGGCATGGAGTCGTGTACCATCAACAACTTCCTCTCTGAAAACTGTCGGGCGGGAGCCATCTCCAGATCTATTTACATCAAATTTATAGAAGTAGAAAAGGAGTCTCTCTCTGCAGGCTGCGTGATTGAGTGTTTGGAAAAAGCCATGGGATATTCTTTACGATTCACAAAGTAA
- the LOC137301519 gene encoding myb/SANT-like DNA-binding domain-containing protein 2 isoform X1 yields the protein MAAPSAADSPSRSWPSAAADAPPEIAAPTWSEVEADPSTDPPTPSWTSGVVENPAPSPSRPAACRGISWTPAETNALIAVWGDERLQDVLEGNLRNSHIFDRISQALREMGYERSANQCKERIKTLKRCYSRVKERGRGKRTCNYTFQQLEQVFGRVPVVWEPHTYQPVLIDSSGLYQDAKSDTINLEESREVQPTELEDWGNQKPDLLIKQELLMNQKQELQAYQKQDTSVYQDADEDVEEMSFVKKKPPARRDSTENMQKPEILQALTALLDSVQPRWQEFQSYDDLGSTHFTNKLGIFAIGYNTRWVEDIRYHYAEISSQVPVGKRLKEYLNPDKPEGKVIAVKRQKMNWKKVYYKLFEITKSEARCLELHFAFEWIPIALSRAAGDNTVQYLLPGGIPDTNGLYVIGCEDAEGEVFSPRRDYGIRVLPRVSLRRDSGGASAGPSLLENELGGEVKSKIRYCYLGVAEEKTIRQCILQHFQPPVKMLGMESCTINNFLSENCRAGAISRSIYIKFIEVEKESLSAGCVIECLEKAMGYSLRFTK from the exons ATGGCGGCGCCCAGCGCAGCGGACTCCCCTAGTCGGAGCTGGCCGAGCGCAGCGGCCGATGCCCCGCCTGAAATCGCGGCTCCCACCTGGTCAGAAGTGGAGGCCGACCCTTCTACTGACCCGCCGACCCCCAGCTGGACTAGTGGAGTGGTCGAGAACCCGGCGCCCAGCCCGAGCCGGCCGGCCGCCTGCCGCGGCATCTCCTGGACCCCGGCCGAGACCAACGCGCTGATCGCTGTGTGGGGCGACGAGCGGCTCCAGGACGTGCTGGAGGGCAATCTGCGGAACTCGCACATATTCGACAGGATCTCGCAGGCCCTGCGGGAAATGGGCTACGAGAGAAGCGCCAACCAGTGCAAGGAGAGGATCAAG ACGCTAAAGAGGTGCTATAGTCGGGTAAAGGAACGAGGTCGCGGTAAGAGAACCTGTAACTACACATTTCAGCAGCTGGAGCAGGTCTTCGGACGCGTCCCTGTCGTGTGGGAACCTCACACCTATCAGCCTGTCCTTATCGACAGCAGCGGGCTCTACCAGGACGCAAAATCGGACACTATTAACCTAGAAGAAAGCCGGGAGGTGCAGCCGACTGAGTTGGAGGATTGGGGGAACCAGAAGCCAGATTTGCTCATCAAGCAGGAGCTGCTTATGAACCAGAAGCAAGAACTGCAGGCGTACCAGAAGCAGGATACCTCGGTCTACCAGGACGCAGATGAGGACGTGG AAGAAATGAGTTTTGTGAAGAAGAAGCCACCAGCAAGGCGCGATTCTACAGAAAACATGCA GAAGCCGGAGATTCTGCAGGCCCTGACGGCACTGTTGGACTCTGTCCAGCCAAGATGGCAGGAGTTCCAAAGTTACGACGACCTCGGCAGTACACACTTCACAAATAAACTTGGAATCTTCGCCATTGGTTATAATACGAGATGGGTAGAGGATATCCGGTACCATTATGCCGAAATCAGTTCCCAGGTGCCGGTTGGAAAGAGACTGAAGGAATATTTAAACCCGGATAAACCGGAGGGCAAAGTGATAGCTGTCAAGCGTCAAAAAATGAACTGGAAGAAAGTCTATTACAAGCTTTTTGAGATCACGAAAAGTGAGGCGCGCTGCCTCGAGCTCCACTTTGCTTTCGAATGGATACCCATCGCACTTTCCCGAGCGGCCGGCGACAACACTGTACAGTATTTGCTCCCGGGCGGGATCCCGGACACCAATGGGCTCTACGTGATTGGCTGCGAAGATGCGGAGGGCGAGGTTTTTTCCCCACGGCGAGATTACGGGATAAGGGTGCTGCCGAGGGTCTCGCTGCGGCGCGATTCCGGCGGTGCCTCCGCAGGACCGTCACTTTTGGAAAACGAACTCGGCGGCGAAGTGAAGTCGAAAATCCGCTACTGTTACCTGGGCGTGGCGGAGGAGAAGACCATTCGCCAGTGCATACTGCAACACTTTCAACCACCTGTCAAGATGTTGGGCATGGAGTCGTGTACCATCAACAACTTCCTCTCTGAAAACTGTCGGGCGGGAGCCATCTCCAGATCTATTTACATCAAATTTATAGAAGTAGAAAAGGAGTCTCTCTCTGCAGGCTGCGTGATTGAGTGTTTGGAAAAAGCCATGGGATATTCTTTACGATTCACAAAGTAA